GACAGCGGTCGGCGACGGGCGACCGTCCACCCGCTTGGATGTGGGCATGACAAATGAAGTCATGGTGACTTCCCTTTCGAAGGCAGGAGGCGCAGGGGATGCTGTTTCGGAACTCGGCTCAAGCGAACGTCTGTGACGGCGCGTCAGTCATGCCGCATCGTCTTGGGGAGGGTGTCGATCGCGCTGCCGCGCAGACCTGCCCGTCGACGGTGCCGCCCGCGTTGGCGGGGCCGAGTCGGGCCTCGCCGGGGCTGCTCGGCCACCTCGGTGGGCAGGATCCGCGGCGACCTCTGGTGGTCGGTCGGAACGCCTTTGTCCGCGCCGCGCCGAAGCGATGAGCCGCGCGTGCGCGCTATGCCCACTGACGTGAGCGGTTGAGGCTACTTCCCGGTCGTGCCGGGTTTCCTGTCTAGGGATTCCTGGTAGGCGTCCGCATACGTGGGGGAGTCCTTGATCAGGTCGTCACAGAACGCCGCGACGTCGCTGCCGATGAGTTGCAGGACGCCCTTGCCCGACGAGGCGCCCTCCTCGAAGAAGTCGACGATCCCGGGGAGCAGGGGGCCGTCGGACAGGTCGACGGGTCCGACCTTGAACAGGTACTTCTGCATCTCCTTGTAGACGATCTGGTAGTCCGGTGGAAGGGCCTTGACCCGAGCCGTGTGCGCCCGCCACTGCTTCTTGCCCTCGATGATGTCCTGGATGCCCATGTCAGCCTCCCAGCCTGCTCAGTTTCCTGGCGACGTTCCTGTTCAACTGCTCGCGCCAGCGGTCGCGATAGGTTCGGGCCCCTTCGCCGCCGGCCAGGGCCGTGCAGAAGCCCCGGATGTCGTCGCCGAGCACCTCGTGGACGCTCTGCCCGTCCGTCGCTGTTTCTTCGAGGAGTCCCAGGGC
This region of Streptomyces sp. NBC_00513 genomic DNA includes:
- a CDS encoding DUF1048 domain-containing protein produces the protein MGIQDIIEGKKQWRAHTARVKALPPDYQIVYKEMQKYLFKVGPVDLSDGPLLPGIVDFFEEGASSGKGVLQLIGSDVAAFCDDLIKDSPTYADAYQESLDRKPGTTGK
- a CDS encoding DUF1048 domain-containing protein, with translation MNFWETITGSDLTREWKAFEARAAALPGDYREAWEQIKVDLLPHGDFTGRNLMPILDAALGLLEETATDGQSVHEVLGDDIRGFCTALAGGEGARTYRDRWREQLNRNVARKLSRLGG